A single Flavobacterium sp. 1 DNA region contains:
- a CDS encoding PAS domain-containing protein has product MHTYEVNLELEHLFSSIKDSENSIRGYIISKDNLYLVLYRNDIKNINNSFSILKKLTKNNTEQQKNLESLYRIINKRYEYIAHSNLNKNVDFSKNYDFKKIFRESSKLLIDIRIKLNDMVHNEKSNLSLQNSIYDKQIYFTPIITLGILFITLLLVIFTYYQSTKDIHKLQSANLKLSKSQFLSYQAEILSEFGTWEWNLNNNKIIYSDNLYRILGYEPQSFETNQQNILKFVHPEDVLIVNDLFERIVKEEDLPHVTYRIIKPDGETRIVRTVGKLFEDNLGSKTVLGVTGDVTDEHNKNELLISNYEDLIKVNSQLKIFEESSKQAEIIGKYGSWILNLNTSEITYSDNRYRLLGHEPQEFKATMENLFGHVHPEDKMDVDKAFKKALTTKELPSINYRVITKSGKIRHFRTIAKSFTDLRGIQSMMGTTQDVTEDYNKSLQLKQRNKELEKHVKELDEFNQVASHDLQEPLRKIQTFISRINEKENLTDIGKEYLSRMDIASNRMRVLIDDLLQYSKANRSEKNFVKTDLNETLTDSLAELSQIIEDKKATINYAELPTINAIPFQMQQLFSNLLSNSLKYSKTYVTPIITIDCTEITAKKEEILNDNSSKKYYKINFTDNGIGFEQEQSKKIFLLFNRLHGKAEYHGTGVGLAICEKIAENHKGYIFASSKLNEGAAFTVYFPVP; this is encoded by the coding sequence ATGCACACGTATGAAGTAAATTTAGAATTGGAGCATTTATTTTCCAGTATAAAAGATTCTGAAAACAGCATAAGAGGTTATATAATCTCAAAAGACAATCTTTATCTCGTACTTTACCGAAACGATATAAAGAACATAAACAATTCATTTTCGATTCTTAAAAAACTAACCAAAAACAACACAGAACAGCAAAAAAATTTAGAATCATTATATAGAATAATCAACAAAAGATATGAATATATAGCCCATTCTAATCTAAACAAGAATGTTGATTTCTCAAAAAACTATGATTTTAAAAAAATTTTTAGAGAAAGCAGCAAGCTTTTAATAGACATCCGAATCAAATTGAACGATATGGTTCATAATGAGAAATCTAATCTAAGCCTGCAGAATTCGATATATGACAAGCAAATCTATTTTACACCGATTATAACATTAGGCATATTATTTATAACACTTTTACTGGTGATTTTTACCTATTATCAATCTACAAAAGATATTCACAAACTTCAATCTGCAAATCTCAAATTAAGCAAATCCCAGTTTTTAAGCTATCAGGCAGAAATTTTGTCTGAATTTGGCACTTGGGAGTGGAATTTAAATAATAATAAAATAATTTATTCGGATAATTTATATCGAATATTAGGCTATGAACCTCAGTCTTTTGAAACTAACCAACAGAACATCCTGAAATTTGTACATCCTGAAGATGTTCTAATTGTAAATGATTTGTTTGAAAGAATTGTAAAAGAAGAAGATTTGCCTCATGTTACCTACAGAATTATTAAACCTGATGGGGAAACCCGCATTGTTAGAACCGTTGGGAAATTATTTGAAGATAATCTGGGCAGTAAAACAGTTCTAGGCGTAACAGGAGATGTTACTGATGAGCATAATAAAAATGAATTATTGATAAGCAATTATGAAGATTTAATCAAAGTAAACAGTCAGTTAAAAATATTTGAAGAGTCAAGCAAACAAGCTGAAATTATTGGAAAATACGGCAGCTGGATTCTAAATTTGAACACGTCAGAAATCACCTATTCAGACAACAGATACAGACTGTTAGGACATGAACCCCAAGAGTTTAAAGCAACTATGGAAAATTTATTTGGACATGTCCATCCAGAAGACAAAATGGATGTTGACAAAGCATTTAAAAAAGCTTTAACCACAAAAGAACTGCCATCCATAAACTACCGAGTAATCACTAAAAGCGGGAAAATCAGGCATTTTAGAACTATTGCAAAATCGTTTACTGATTTGAGAGGCATACAAAGCATGATGGGAACCACTCAGGATGTTACCGAAGATTACAATAAAAGCCTGCAGTTAAAGCAGCGTAACAAAGAACTAGAAAAACATGTCAAAGAACTGGATGAATTTAATCAGGTAGCCAGTCACGATTTACAAGAGCCTTTACGAAAAATTCAAACCTTTATTTCGCGTATTAACGAAAAAGAAAACCTGACTGATATTGGTAAAGAATATTTATCAAGAATGGATATAGCTTCCAATAGGATGCGCGTATTAATTGACGATCTGCTGCAATATTCTAAAGCCAACAGATCTGAAAAAAACTTTGTAAAAACGGATTTAAACGAAACATTAACCGACAGTTTAGCTGAATTATCCCAAATCATTGAAGATAAAAAAGCAACAATCAATTATGCGGAACTGCCTACAATTAACGCTATTCCTTTTCAAATGCAGCAGCTTTTCTCCAATCTGTTAAGTAACTCATTGAAATATTCAAAGACTTATGTAACACCAATAATTACTATTGACTGCACTGAAATTACTGCAAAAAAGGAAGAAATTTTAAACGATAACAGTTCAAAAAAATATTATAAAATAAACTTCACTGACAACGGAATAGGTTTTGAACAAGAACAGTCAAAAAAAATATTCCTGCTTTTTAACCGTCTTCACGGCAAGGCTGAATATCATGGAACTGGTGTAGGACTGGCTATTTGCGAAAAAATAGCAGAAAACCACAAAGGTTATATTTTTGCCAGCAGTAAGCTTAATGAAGGTGCTGCATTTACTGTTTACTTTCCTGTTCCATAA
- a CDS encoding YihY/virulence factor BrkB family protein, with amino-acid sequence MNHYKQYITSLLKVIKNAVNSFSEHKVLKMSAALSYTTMFSMGPLLLVILFLSDLFWGREATEGTIYNQIKSFVGPSSAFQIQTIIENLSLSDKGNLAGLIGFITLLIGATSVFAEIQDSINTIWGIKPKKQSGFWLYIKARLLSFGVIGSFGFILLVSLGISTIMDTLSDRFLSRFSDSLFYLIYIINTLMTFIVISLLFGAIFTILPDAEIKWKQVRLASFTTAVLFMAGKFLISFYIASSNIQNIYGTAGSFVVLMIWVYYSSVILYFGAEFAKSYAIQFSSAILPSKFSELINTVDIVAEEQTLQKADKELKQIKLQNTQN; translated from the coding sequence ATGAACCATTATAAACAATATATTACTTCATTGCTAAAAGTTATCAAAAATGCTGTAAACAGTTTTTCGGAACATAAAGTTTTAAAAATGAGTGCCGCATTATCATATACCACTATGTTTTCGATGGGACCGTTACTGCTGGTGATTTTATTTTTATCCGACTTATTTTGGGGAAGAGAAGCAACTGAAGGAACAATTTACAATCAGATCAAAAGCTTTGTAGGACCATCAAGCGCCTTTCAGATTCAGACAATAATTGAAAATTTAAGCCTTTCGGACAAAGGGAATTTGGCGGGATTAATTGGATTTATAACTTTATTGATCGGCGCAACATCTGTTTTTGCCGAAATTCAGGATTCTATCAATACTATTTGGGGAATCAAACCCAAAAAGCAGTCAGGATTTTGGCTGTACATTAAAGCACGGTTGCTTTCCTTTGGCGTTATAGGAAGCTTTGGATTTATATTATTAGTTTCTTTAGGAATTTCGACTATAATGGATACTTTAAGCGACCGGTTTTTATCCCGATTTTCAGACTCGTTGTTCTATCTGATTTATATCATCAATACCTTAATGACATTTATCGTTATTTCACTTTTATTTGGAGCCATTTTTACCATTTTGCCCGATGCCGAAATAAAATGGAAACAAGTCCGTTTAGCCTCTTTTACAACTGCGGTATTATTCATGGCAGGAAAATTTCTGATTTCATTTTATATAGCCAGCTCAAATATTCAAAACATATATGGAACGGCAGGTTCATTTGTTGTCTTAATGATTTGGGTTTACTATTCTTCGGTGATACTTTATTTTGGAGCAGAGTTTGCCAAAAGTTACGCTATACAGTTCTCAAGCGCCATACTTCCGTCAAAATTTTCCGAATTAATTAATACCGTAGATATCGTTGCCGAAGAGCAGACTCTCCAAAAAGCAGACAAAGAACTCAAGCAAATCAAACTGCAAAATACTCAAAATTAA
- a CDS encoding porin family protein produces the protein MKNQINFLATITFIGLSLISVQAQTNSNEPQFGMKGGVNFSNIYNTKVDDNNILTSFNAGIYGAFPIADIISIQPEILYSRKGGELTYNNAFITGKTQFKLNYIEVPVLLKVNITNNLSVHAGPYFAYLIDAEINNDANGSAIDFENDYNNDDFNKFDVGISAGIGFGFDAFGAGARYNYGLSTIGKERDFAGTSYTIPDGKNSSLSLYLTYKLN, from the coding sequence ATGAAAAACCAAATTAATTTTTTAGCCACTATTACTTTTATTGGATTATCATTAATCAGTGTTCAGGCACAGACAAATTCTAATGAGCCGCAATTTGGAATGAAAGGAGGAGTAAATTTTTCTAACATTTATAATACCAAAGTCGATGACAACAATATCTTAACAAGCTTTAATGCTGGTATTTACGGTGCATTTCCAATTGCTGATATTATCTCTATTCAACCCGAAATTTTATACAGCCGAAAAGGAGGGGAATTAACATATAACAATGCATTTATCACAGGAAAAACCCAATTTAAATTAAATTATATCGAAGTCCCTGTCCTGCTAAAAGTAAATATAACAAACAATCTGAGTGTTCATGCAGGTCCTTATTTTGCTTACTTAATAGATGCCGAAATAAATAACGATGCAAACGGTAGTGCTATAGACTTTGAAAACGATTATAACAATGATGATTTCAACAAATTTGATGTTGGTATTTCTGCTGGCATCGGATTCGGTTTTGATGCATTCGGAGCTGGTGCCCGTTACAATTATGGTCTTTCAACAATAGGCAAAGAAAGAGACTTTGCTGGTACTTCTTATACCATACCAGACGGAAAAAACAGCAGTTTAAGCTTATATCTGACCTATAAATTAAATTAA
- a CDS encoding DUF6565 domain-containing protein, whose protein sequence is MKNLKLTFAIVATVIAFASCKDEKQEKAQKSLDAYSSYVDSLNNVQQEKAIDNWAIIESDYARLKSEAEISLEAATDKTKLQDSLKTASLRYEEFKTNILSEKEKLDKNNSEDENNTKTVIYKTLFGPNYVNDDMKFNWVNKDNILSVYDNFVSTVKKNKDSYSREDWDEIKIVYEALDSRKNTVEKEGLTSHDNNKIAGLKLKFAPMYTLNRMGAKSDENAEAKK, encoded by the coding sequence ATGAAAAATTTAAAATTAACATTCGCAATAGTAGCAACTGTAATAGCTTTTGCATCATGTAAAGATGAAAAACAGGAAAAAGCACAAAAATCATTGGATGCTTACAGCAGTTATGTCGATTCCTTAAACAATGTCCAACAAGAAAAAGCCATAGATAACTGGGCTATAATAGAAAGTGATTATGCAAGATTGAAATCGGAGGCCGAAATTTCATTGGAAGCTGCAACTGATAAAACAAAACTGCAGGACAGCTTAAAAACTGCATCGCTCAGATATGAAGAATTCAAAACCAATATTTTATCTGAAAAAGAAAAATTAGATAAAAACAACTCAGAAGATGAAAACAACACAAAAACTGTGATTTATAAAACCTTATTCGGTCCTAATTATGTTAATGATGACATGAAATTCAATTGGGTCAACAAAGACAATATACTAAGTGTATATGACAACTTCGTAAGTACAGTGAAAAAAAACAAAGATTCTTATTCTCGTGAAGATTGGGATGAAATCAAAATTGTTTATGAAGCATTAGATTCACGAAAAAACACCGTTGAAAAAGAAGGTTTAACCAGTCATGACAATAATAAAATTGCCGGCCTGAAACTTAAGTTTGCTCCAATGTATACGCTTAATAGAATGGGAGCAAAATCAGATGAAAATGCTGAGGCAAAAAAATAA
- a CDS encoding DUF5723 family protein, with protein sequence MFNIAPKHSIALYTRARAVVNLVDINGELYDKVKDGIDDASSFDIPVGSPNFVGHAWGEVGLSYAAVLWQSKQHFLKGGLTAKYLVGGVNSYAKGSNVNAKFNKTNNPLTSTLTTKGEFVLGTSQDYITGDEDVKFDSESKGYGADFGLIYEWRPDYESYDLKNAKAVDNNFRDLNKYKLRFGFSVTDLGSIKYKNVKREVYDLNKTISQANVENADNIEDFLNLYNNPVTTYKDENVNLPAVAHLDIDWNMHKKFYLNLNGNLSLANKSNLNTSSTANIWVLTPRYETRWFTFSLPINYMEYSGMQVGTGLRFGPLFVGSSSLITNVLSKESKAADVYFGFKIPVYQKKFKDTDGDGILDNNDSCPKLAGPIENKGCPWPDTDADTVTDNEDACPTVAGPAENKGCPWGDADKDTVLDNADACPSTAGPVENKGCPWPDTDGDSVLDKDDKCPTEKGLVANAGCPELDADKDGVLDKEDECPAVAGPASNKGCPEVTKEALKELKVQASAVFFVTGKAVLQTADKGQTDGRLDAIKEIIKNYPNAKFSIEGHTDNVGNAIANQKLSEARAKAVMDALVAKGVNPENLTYKGFGAAKPVASNKTAAGRAQNRRTEVIHVGTVYEGKL encoded by the coding sequence ATGTTTAATATAGCTCCAAAACATTCTATTGCTCTTTATACCAGAGCAAGAGCTGTTGTGAATTTAGTTGATATAAACGGAGAATTATATGACAAGGTGAAAGACGGTATTGATGACGCTTCTAGTTTTGATATTCCTGTGGGAAGTCCAAATTTTGTAGGACATGCGTGGGGTGAAGTTGGATTGTCTTATGCCGCTGTTTTATGGCAAAGCAAACAGCATTTTCTAAAAGGAGGTCTTACTGCTAAATATTTAGTTGGAGGTGTTAATTCTTATGCAAAAGGAAGTAATGTAAATGCAAAATTTAATAAAACAAATAATCCTTTGACCAGCACACTTACCACTAAGGGTGAATTTGTTTTAGGAACCAGTCAGGATTATATTACCGGAGATGAGGATGTAAAATTTGACTCTGAATCAAAGGGGTATGGAGCAGATTTTGGTTTGATATATGAATGGAGACCAGATTATGAATCGTATGATTTAAAAAATGCTAAAGCAGTTGATAATAATTTTAGAGACTTAAATAAATATAAATTGCGTTTTGGCTTCTCTGTAACTGATTTAGGATCCATTAAATATAAAAATGTAAAAAGAGAAGTTTATGATTTAAACAAAACAATCAGCCAAGCGAATGTTGAAAATGCTGACAATATCGAAGACTTTTTAAATCTTTATAATAATCCGGTTACGACTTATAAAGACGAGAATGTTAATTTGCCTGCTGTAGCGCATTTGGATATTGATTGGAATATGCACAAGAAATTCTATTTGAACTTAAATGGGAATCTTAGTTTAGCGAATAAATCTAATTTAAATACATCAAGCACTGCAAATATTTGGGTTTTAACTCCCCGATATGAAACGAGATGGTTTACATTCTCACTGCCAATAAATTATATGGAATACAGCGGCATGCAGGTAGGGACTGGATTGCGTTTTGGACCGCTTTTTGTTGGTTCCAGCTCTTTGATTACCAATGTGCTTTCAAAAGAATCAAAAGCGGCAGATGTTTATTTTGGTTTCAAAATCCCAGTTTATCAAAAGAAATTTAAAGATACGGATGGAGACGGTATTTTAGATAATAACGATTCTTGTCCAAAGCTTGCAGGACCAATTGAAAACAAAGGCTGTCCTTGGCCTGATACTGATGCTGACACTGTTACAGATAATGAAGATGCATGTCCTACTGTTGCAGGGCCTGCTGAAAATAAAGGATGCCCATGGGGTGATGCTGATAAAGATACTGTTCTTGATAATGCTGATGCCTGTCCAAGCACTGCAGGGCCGGTTGAAAATAAAGGTTGTCCTTGGCCAGATACTGATGGCGATTCAGTGCTGGATAAAGATGATAAATGCCCTACTGAGAAAGGATTGGTTGCTAATGCCGGCTGTCCTGAACTTGATGCAGATAAAGACGGTGTTCTTGATAAAGAAGATGAGTGTCCTGCTGTTGCTGGACCTGCTAGTAATAAAGGCTGTCCAGAAGTGACTAAAGAAGCATTAAAAGAACTTAAAGTTCAAGCGAGTGCTGTGTTCTTTGTTACTGGAAAAGCAGTTTTGCAAACAGCCGATAAAGGTCAGACTGACGGAAGATTGGATGCTATTAAAGAAATTATCAAGAATTATCCAAATGCTAAATTCTCTATTGAAGGGCATACTGATAACGTAGGAAATGCAATAGCTAATCAAAAACTTTCTGAAGCGAGAGCCAAAGCAGTTATGGATGCATTAGTTGCTAAAGGCGTTAATCCTGAAAATTTAACGTATAAAGGATTTGGAGCGGCCAAACCAGTTGCCAGCAATAAAACAGCTGCGGGAAGAGCCCAAAACAGAAGAACTGAAGTAATTCACGTAGGAACTGTCTACGAAGGAAAATTATAA
- the prfA gene encoding peptide chain release factor 1, which produces MLDRLQIVKQRFDEISDLIIQPDVISDQKRYVQLNQEYKNLKALAEKRDEYVLLMANIDEANEIIADGSDADMTEMAKMQLDEAKERLPELEDEIKFMLIPKDPEDAKNVMVEIRAGTGGDEASIFAGDLFRMYTKYCENQGWRTSVVDMNEGTSGGFKEVIFEVTGEDVYGTLKFEAGVHRVQRVPQTETQGRVHTSAATVMVLPEAEEFDVQIDMNDVRVDFFCSSGPGGQSVNTTKSAVRLTHIPTGLVAQCQDQKSQHKNKDKALTVLRSRLYEMELAKKQAEDATKRTSQVSSGDRSAKIRTYNYAQGRVTDHRVGLTLYDLGNIMNGDIQKIVDELQLVNNMEKLKEASEVF; this is translated from the coding sequence ATGTTAGATAGACTTCAAATAGTAAAACAACGTTTCGATGAGATCTCGGATTTGATCATTCAGCCGGATGTAATCTCAGATCAGAAGCGTTATGTGCAATTGAATCAAGAGTATAAAAATTTAAAAGCTTTGGCTGAAAAGCGTGATGAGTATGTGCTTTTGATGGCTAATATAGATGAGGCAAACGAAATTATTGCTGACGGCAGTGATGCCGATATGACCGAAATGGCCAAAATGCAGCTGGATGAAGCAAAGGAAAGATTGCCGGAACTTGAGGACGAAATCAAGTTTATGCTGATCCCAAAAGATCCTGAAGATGCCAAAAACGTGATGGTCGAGATTCGTGCCGGAACGGGTGGGGATGAAGCGAGTATTTTTGCAGGTGATTTGTTCAGAATGTACACTAAATATTGTGAGAATCAAGGTTGGAGAACTTCGGTTGTGGATATGAACGAAGGAACTTCGGGAGGTTTCAAAGAGGTTATTTTTGAAGTTACAGGGGAGGATGTTTATGGAACTTTGAAGTTTGAAGCAGGTGTTCACCGTGTACAGCGTGTACCGCAAACGGAAACGCAAGGTCGTGTGCATACATCGGCTGCGACTGTTATGGTGCTTCCGGAAGCGGAGGAATTTGATGTGCAGATTGATATGAACGATGTTCGTGTGGATTTCTTCTGTTCATCAGGACCTGGAGGACAATCGGTAAATACTACGAAATCGGCTGTACGTTTGACGCACATTCCAACAGGATTGGTGGCGCAGTGTCAGGATCAAAAATCACAGCACAAGAATAAAGACAAAGCTTTGACGGTTTTGCGTTCTCGTTTATACGAAATGGAATTGGCCAAAAAACAAGCTGAAGATGCTACCAAACGTACTTCGCAGGTAAGTTCAGGTGACCGTTCGGCTAAGATTAGAACTTACAATTATGCTCAAGGACGTGTAACAGATCATAGAGTTGGTTTGACTTTATATGATTTAGGAAATATCATGAACGGTGATATCCAAAAAATTGTTGACGAATTGCAGTTAGTTAACAATATGGAGAAATTAAAAGAAGCTAGTGAAGTTTTCTAA
- a CDS encoding ATP-binding protein, with protein sequence MNLIELKSKVENIISEIKNNGVFPKENNLIDYKLKLNITSSKSNIELFLMNFAKDILSFSNADGGIILIGINEDSSGNYSDTGLDKPNVDLLTNIDLNDVTQQFVKITNVGVSLDLQMFQVGARKFFYIIIEKNNNILVPRDNFPEYKILNGAIYYRASSKNEHANISTASFNRFIQMKANEKSKEFMEIWSKLLPEMVDINPREVLILNPMQNKVYGFNSKDNVLSGSDIEIDKTHNGVFNIILNAITAGEIGKITTNEGKPLYKIVGEFQNNRDHIILSNLAKAVQNKAIYKITTAQLKILIAHLKWANSSEFKVDDPDENSINQDFKQFIWIETTDSFSKKSKVYFSSEAIQELVKSINNTGLHQEIFGKELTIKEIQKKQKTENLHIA encoded by the coding sequence ATGAACTTAATTGAATTAAAATCGAAAGTTGAAAATATAATTTCAGAAATTAAAAATAATGGAGTTTTTCCAAAAGAAAATAATTTAATTGATTATAAACTTAAATTAAATATTACTTCTTCAAAATCAAACATTGAGCTTTTTTTAATGAATTTTGCAAAAGACATTCTCTCATTTTCAAATGCTGACGGTGGAATTATATTAATTGGCATAAATGAAGATAGTAGTGGTAATTATTCTGACACAGGTCTTGACAAACCAAATGTTGACCTTTTAACAAATATCGATTTAAATGACGTAACCCAACAATTTGTAAAAATTACGAACGTTGGAGTTTCCTTAGATTTACAAATGTTTCAAGTTGGAGCTAGAAAATTCTTTTACATCATTATAGAAAAAAACAATAACATTCTTGTACCTAGAGATAATTTTCCTGAATACAAAATATTGAATGGTGCAATTTATTACAGAGCTTCCAGTAAAAATGAACACGCTAATATTTCAACTGCAAGTTTCAACCGTTTTATTCAAATGAAAGCAAATGAAAAAAGCAAAGAATTTATGGAAATATGGTCAAAACTTTTACCTGAAATGGTAGATATAAATCCTAGAGAAGTTCTTATTTTGAATCCTATGCAAAATAAAGTTTACGGTTTTAATAGCAAAGATAATGTTCTATCAGGTAGTGACATTGAAATTGATAAAACTCACAATGGAGTGTTTAATATTATTTTAAATGCTATTACTGCAGGAGAAATAGGTAAAATAACAACTAACGAGGGGAAACCTCTTTATAAAATCGTTGGTGAATTTCAAAACAATAGAGATCATATAATTTTAAGTAATCTTGCAAAAGCAGTACAAAATAAAGCAATTTATAAAATAACAACTGCTCAATTGAAAATATTAATAGCGCATTTGAAGTGGGCAAATAGTTCAGAATTTAAAGTTGATGATCCTGATGAAAATTCGATAAATCAAGATTTCAAACAATTTATTTGGATTGAAACTACAGACAGCTTTTCAAAAAAATCTAAAGTTTATTTTTCATCAGAAGCTATTCAAGAATTAGTTAAATCAATAAATAATACTGGATTACACCAAGAAATATTTGGTAAAGAACTAACGATAAAGGAAATCCAAAAAAAGCAGAAAACTGAAAATCTACATATTGCATAA